The sequence below is a genomic window from Polynucleobacter sp. MWH-UH19D.
TGATTGGTTTACATCCGCGGTTGCAAGAGATAATATTTTTGCAACACAATTTCATCCAGAAAAAAGTGCAGAATACGGATTAAAGCTTTATCAAAATTTTGTAACTTGGCAACCCTAATTGTTTAATTATTTTTTTAGCGTCTCACTATGCTACTCATACCTGCAATAGATCTTAAAGATGGGCACTGTGTTCGATTAGAACAAGGTGACATGGATAAGGCGACTGTATTCTCTGAAGATCCTGGTGCGATGGCTGCTCACTGGATTAGCAAGGGTGCACGTCGTTTGCATTTAGTTGATCTCAATGGTGCTTTTGCTGGTAAGTTGAAAAATGAATCAGCAATTAAATCGATTCTGAAAGCAGTGGGCGATGAGATTCCGGTGCAGCTTGGCGGTGGTATTCGTGATCTAGAAACAATTGAGCGTTTATTGGATGATGGCGTGACTACGGTGATTATTGGGACTGCTGCGGTGAAAAACCCTGGCTTTGTGCAAGATGCTTGCACTGCATTTCCAGGTCATGTCATGGTAGGTTTAGATGCTCGTGATGGAAAGGTTGCTACAGATGGCTGGAGCAAGATTACAGGTCATGAAGTGATTGATCTTGCTAAAAAGTTTGAAGACTGGGGTGTAGAGGCAATCATCTATACGGATATTGGTCGAGATGGCATGCTCAAAGGCGTCAATGTTGATGCCACGATTAAATTGGCTCAAGCGATTCGCATTCCAGTGATTGCGAGCGGCGGCTTATCTAATAACAAGGATATTGAAGCTCTCTGCAAAGCAGAAGAAGAGGGCGTCATGGGCGTAATTGCTGGCCGCTCAATCTACTCAGGCGATTTAGATTTAGCAGCTGCCCAAAAGTATGCCGACGAATTAACGCTGAAATACGCAAAGAAAATTATCTAGTGCTAACCAAGCGAATTATTCCTTGTCTTGATGTGACTGCGGGAAGAGTTGTTAAGGGCGTTAATTTTGTGGGCTTACGTGATGCTGGTGATCCAGTTGAAATTGCGAAACGCTATAACACTCAGGGTGCTGATGAGCTGACATTCTTAGATATCACTGCAACATCCGATGGTCGTGATTTAATTTTGCACATTATTGAAGATGTAGCTTCACAAGTGTTTATTCCATTAACCGTTGGTGGCGGTGTGCGTGCAGTTGCTGATGTGCGTCGATTACTAAATGCTGGCGCCGATAAAGTCAGCATGAATTCTTCAGCAGTAGCCAATCCTGATTTGGTATCGGATGCTGCGGCATATTATGGCTCGCAGTGCATCGTTGTAGCAATTGATGCTAAACAGACCGAGGCGGGTAATTGGGAGGTGTTTACCCATGGCGGCAGAACACCCACAGGTAAAGATGTGGTTGAGTGGGCATGCGAAGTTACTGCAAGAGGCGCTGGTGAGATTTTGTTAACCAGTATGAATCGTGATGGCAGTAAAGATGGTTTTGACCTTGCCTTAACTGCGGCAGTAAGTGACGCTGTCTCAGTTCCTGTCATCGCTTCTGGCGGGGTCGGTAATTTGCAACATTTAGTAGATGGCATTAACAAAGGTCACGCTGATGCCGTTTTAGCTGCCAGCATCTTTCATTATGGCGAGTTCACCATTGGGCAGGCAAAGGAATATATGGCTGCCCAAGGAATTCCAGTGCGTATTTAGAGTATCGAAGTAGTATTCATTATTCAGGGGTTTCACTGTAAAGTTCAGGTATGACCCAATCCCAAAATATCCCAAAAAGTGCATTTACCCCGACTCCATCTATTCAGGCGGGCCCATGGCTAGACGCTGTTATCTGGAACGAACAGGGCTTGGTACCTGTTATTGCCCAAGAATTCGGCAGTAACGATATTTTGATGATGGCCTGGATGAATCGCGACGCCTTGTTAGAAACCTTGCGATTGGGTGAGGCGGTGTACTGGACACGTTCAAGACAAAAGCTTTGGCACAAGGGTGAAGAATCTGGCCATATCCAGAAAGTGAAAGAGATTCACCTAGACTGCGATGGAGATACGATTTTGCTGATTGTTGAGCAAAAAGATGGCATAGCTTGCCATACTGGCCAGCACAGTTGTTTTTTTCAGCGCTGGGACTCATCCAAGTCTGCTTGGGTGAATGAATCAAAGTAAAAGTATCTAACGAGATATCAAGGCAATAAAAGACATAAAATGAGCTTATGAGCAGTACTGCAAATAAACTTTCTAATTTAGATTCTGCATTGGCGCATTTGGCTGACGTGGTTGATCAACGTCGAGATGCTTTCCTGGCTGGCAAAGCTGATCCAAAAACGTCCTATACCGCTTTATTGTTTTCCAAAGGCGATGATGGCATCTTGAAAAAGATTGGCGAGGAAGCCACGGAAACCGTGATGGCTGCTAAAGATGTTCGCAGTTCTAATTTATCTTCAGAGCAGAAAAAACTCTTCGTTGGTGAAATGGCTGACTTATGGTTTCACTGCTTGATTGCACTCTCTCAATTTGAGTTACGCCCCGAAGATGTAATCGATGAGCTTGATCGTCGTTTGGGAACTTCAGGAATTGAAGAGAAGGCTGCCAGAAAAGCGGCTAATAAAGAGTAAGCCAAGAAGAAAAGCATGAGTCACGATCCAAATTGCCTGTTTTGTAAGATTTCTCAAGGAATGATTCCATCCTCAAAGGTATATGAGGATGAAGAAATATATGCATTTAAAGACATCAACCCAGCGGCGCCAGTTCATTTTTTAATGATTCCTAAAAAGCACATTCCCATGCTGGAATCAGCGGAAAGCGTGGATGCCCCCTTGCTAGGTAGAATGATGGAATTAGCACCCCGTCTTGCTAAAGAGCAGGGTTGTCGTCCTGGAAAAGATGGTGGGTTTAGGTTGATGGTGAACAACGGGGCGGATGGCGGTCAAGAGGTTTATCACTTGCATTTGCATGTGATGGGTGGACCCCGACCATGGAAGAAGTAAGGCAATAGATATTTAAGAATTGCAAGGAGATTAAAGATGGGTTCATTTAGCATTTGGCATTGGTTAATTGTTTTGGTCATTGTGATGCTGGTTTTTGGTACTAAAAAATTACGCAACATTGGCCAAGACTTGGGTGGTGCCGTTAAAGGCTTTAAAGACGGCATGAAGTCTGGCGAAGAGACCAAAGAGCAAATTGCGCAAAGCTCTGGCACTGCAGATAAAACTGTTGATGTGCAAGCTAAAGACGTAAATAAATAATTCTTATTACATATCGCATTAATTGAAACTCCTATTGGCTTATTGATTGCGATAAATGATTGATTTAGGGGTTTCAAAACTTGCGTTGATAGCAGTAGTTGCTCTGGTGGTGGTTGGTCCAGAGCGCTTGCCTAAAGTCGCCCGAATGGCTGGTAATCTTTTTGGGCGCGCTCAGCGCTATATGGCAGACGTTAAGTCAGAAGTGAATCGACAAATGGAGATGGAGGAATTTAAAAAATTCCGCGAAGAGAGTACCTCCGCTCTAAAAGAAGTTGAAAACAGTATTCACTCAGTTGCAAACGAAGCTAATGCTAATTTAACTGATCAAGCAGACATTTTTGAGACGAGCTTTGAAAAGCCCCCCTTAGATGAAAAAGAGGTACTTCGTAAATCTAAGCGACAAGGCCGCAATAGCTGGGGCGTAAGGCGAGCTGCTAGACCGGTTTGGTTCAAGCGTAGTTCTGGTATTCGGACAAGAGTGCAATCAGGTGCAGCCAGAATGAAGCGCTTTCACCATAGCGCTGGTAAATAACTAGCGTACAAAAACAACAAAATATTCGCATGACAGAAAACCATTCTTCTGAAGATTCAGGAATCCAGGAATCTTTCTTATCGCATTTGTTTGAACTGCGCGACCGCGTAGTGAAATCCGCCTTAGCGATTATTTCGGTTTTTGTTTGTCTCGTGTATTGGGCGCCTGATATTTTTCATCTGTTTGCACAACCCTTATTGCAAGCCTTGCCAGCAGGCGGGAAGATGATTGTTACGGATGTGACGGGATCATTTTTTGTGCCCATGAAGGTGACAATGTTGGTTGCATTTCTGATTGCTTTGCCGGTAGTGATGTATCAGCTTTGGGCATTTATTGCACCTGGCCTCTACATGCATGAAAGAAAGTTGATACTTCCATTGGTGGTCAGTAGCTATACCCTTTTTATTATTGGCATGGCGTTCGCTTATTTCCTGGTCTTCCCGACAGTCTTTAAATTCATGGCCAGTTATAACGCACCTCTTGGTGCGGAGATGTCTACTGATATCGATAACTACCTAAGCTTTGCAATGACTACCTTCTTGGCTTTTGGCATTACTTTTGAGGTGCCGGTAGTTGTAGTGGTTCTAGTACGCATGGGCATGGTTTCTTTGGAAAAGTTAAAAGAAATACGCCCATATGTGATTGTTGGCGCATTTGTTATTTCGGCAATTGTGACACCGCCAGACGTGTTATCTCAATTGTTGCTGGCAGTGCCTATGACATTACTTTATGAGTTAGGTTTATTAATTGCCAGGCTCTATGTACCTAAATCAACTGAGGATGTAGAAGTAAGCGGTTAGGTTAGTCAAGAGTCAAGTTCTGTAATTTCGGGGTCTATTTGTTTGGGAATGCTCTTAGCAAAAGTGGCGCTTAGCCAGTCAGTAACTTGATCAAAGCGATAACGTCTTTGGCGTAAATTGCCTTCAATTTCAAGGTCAGAGCTTGCGAAGACCTTTCCAGCTGCTAGCAGGGCGCGACGTTGTTGAATCGTTTCTATTTGAATGAGTCTTGGAAGTATCTTTGGCAACTCCCAGCGAATATCTACAACTACGCAATGCTCATGCTGTAATTGACTAACTTCACATAACAATAATTCTGCCTTACTAAAGTTAAATTGATTTGCGAGGACGATGCGGTGACAAAGCATGAGCCAACCCTCATCAAGTTTATGTTCGGAGTGGTGACTAATTGCTCTCTCAGCAAATTGGGCAAGCTCATACCAATCATTCTTAGTGGGATTTGGACAGCTCTTCAAAATTTTCGCCAATAGTTCTTCAGCTTCAGCTATTCCTTGCTGATGGGATTGCCAAACCCAATATGAGGCTTGTAAGCCCCGCACCTTTTCTTCTAACTTCTCTCGCTTACGCCAAAGATTGGCGCCTTTGCGATATTGCGCCTGAGGGTGGCCAAGATCAGCAGCTCGATCAAAACAGCGATCACTCTCTTGGGCGTTGTAGCCAGAAAATTGAGGACGTCGATAAATTTCACCCAAGGCGTACCACGCATCTCGATCACCATTTTTGGCAGCAAGCTCTAACCAGTAGGCGGCTTTTTTGAGTGATGCATTGGATTTATTTTTTGTGGCACCGTCTAGCTGGGCAAGACGTAAGCCAAGAGTAAGTTTTGCTGATGTAAGACCAAGTTCAGCAGCTTGAATGAGCGCTGCTTCATTTTGATTTTCTAGCCAATCGTTCCACAAAGAAGAGAGTGCTTCATTTTTGGGTTGCAGCTTAATGAGTAACTCTTTAGCTAATTGCGCGAAAGCTTGGTTGCTTTCTGCAACATCTATCAGAAATTGGCGGGCAGTTTTTTGCAAAGCACCTAGTTCGGGTGACTCAACACCATCGCCAAAGCCATTATTCTTTTTAAGCCATTCGCCAATTTGATTCTGCAGCTCTTGATGAACTGGATTGATGAGCAGACTAGCAAGTTGCCATTTGGCTTGAAGATTTATTTCGGGGGGCGCTGATGAAGATTTAGATAATTCCCACAAAATGTTCCATCCAAAGCCAAATCCTGGGGTATTAAAGGTCTGGTCAAGGGGGATGTTGGCAATTTGTCTTAAAACATCAGTTATTTGGTTCCCCGCCACGCTTTCCTGGCTAAACATTTGACCTTTGAGAGAAGAATAGGATTTTTCTAGCCAAATCAATGCATTAGAGGGTTGAATCGGGGTTTTGAACATACCCGTGAGGTAGGCTTCCGCTAGCTTTTGTTGTGCTAATACATCACCTGTTCGTGCAGAACTAAGGATTTTTAAGAATTCGCGGCTTGCCATATGACAATTTTGTCATTCAACACCCAATAAAGGCAAGAAATAGGAGTCTTGTTGCCGTGATACAACGAAGAAAGCCAAAAAACTGCCTTTTGACAAGCAAAAAGAACTCCTAAATGCCCCAACCCACAGTCTAATTGTTCAAAGGACGGAAAATTCATTGGTCCCGGCTTTATTTGGGCATTACTTTCAATTTATGGAGATTTACAGAATGAAAAAATCGCTATTAGCAGTTGCAGCTTTGGGTGCTTTTGCATCTGCTGCTCAAGCTCAGTCCAGCGTAACCGTTTACGGTATTTTGGACGTTGGTTATGTTGGTGGCAACACTCGTGTTGCTGATGGTTCAACAGGTCTAGTTACAAAAACCACTCAAAATTCTTTTTTAAATAACGCTGAATCTACTTCACGTTTAGGTTTCAAGGGCACCGAAGATCTCGGTGGTGGAGCTTCTGCATTCTTCACTGTTGAGCTTGGCTTATCTCCAGCCGACACTACTTCTGGCTTTAAGAGCTCTGCAACTACAGAAAACCGCCAGTCTTTTGCTGGATTGGCTAAAAAAGGTCTCGGTAACTTTGCAGTTGGTACCCAGTACACATTGCTTCACAATGCTGTTGCAGCCACTGACGCTGGTCAGACCAACAACATCTTGGGAGACATGATCTATACATCTGGTACTGGTAACGGCTCAATTGCTGCTGCTAACTTGGGTA
It includes:
- the hisA gene encoding 1-(5-phosphoribosyl)-5-[(5-phosphoribosylamino)methylideneamino]imidazole-4-carboxamide isomerase, with protein sequence MLLIPAIDLKDGHCVRLEQGDMDKATVFSEDPGAMAAHWISKGARRLHLVDLNGAFAGKLKNESAIKSILKAVGDEIPVQLGGGIRDLETIERLLDDGVTTVIIGTAAVKNPGFVQDACTAFPGHVMVGLDARDGKVATDGWSKITGHEVIDLAKKFEDWGVEAIIYTDIGRDGMLKGVNVDATIKLAQAIRIPVIASGGLSNNKDIEALCKAEEEGVMGVIAGRSIYSGDLDLAAAQKYADELTLKYAKKII
- the hisF gene encoding imidazole glycerol phosphate synthase subunit HisF — encoded protein: MLTKRIIPCLDVTAGRVVKGVNFVGLRDAGDPVEIAKRYNTQGADELTFLDITATSDGRDLILHIIEDVASQVFIPLTVGGGVRAVADVRRLLNAGADKVSMNSSAVANPDLVSDAAAYYGSQCIVVAIDAKQTEAGNWEVFTHGGRTPTGKDVVEWACEVTARGAGEILLTSMNRDGSKDGFDLALTAAVSDAVSVPVIASGGVGNLQHLVDGINKGHADAVLAASIFHYGEFTIGQAKEYMAAQGIPVRI
- the hisI gene encoding phosphoribosyl-AMP cyclohydrolase, translated to MTQSQNIPKSAFTPTPSIQAGPWLDAVIWNEQGLVPVIAQEFGSNDILMMAWMNRDALLETLRLGEAVYWTRSRQKLWHKGEESGHIQKVKEIHLDCDGDTILLIVEQKDGIACHTGQHSCFFQRWDSSKSAWVNESK
- a CDS encoding phosphoribosyl-ATP diphosphatase, with the translated sequence MSSTANKLSNLDSALAHLADVVDQRRDAFLAGKADPKTSYTALLFSKGDDGILKKIGEEATETVMAAKDVRSSNLSSEQKKLFVGEMADLWFHCLIALSQFELRPEDVIDELDRRLGTSGIEEKAARKAANKE
- a CDS encoding histidine triad nucleotide-binding protein produces the protein MSHDPNCLFCKISQGMIPSSKVYEDEEIYAFKDINPAAPVHFLMIPKKHIPMLESAESVDAPLLGRMMELAPRLAKEQGCRPGKDGGFRLMVNNGADGGQEVYHLHLHVMGGPRPWKK
- the tatA gene encoding Sec-independent protein translocase subunit TatA, encoding MGSFSIWHWLIVLVIVMLVFGTKKLRNIGQDLGGAVKGFKDGMKSGEETKEQIAQSSGTADKTVDVQAKDVNK
- the tatB gene encoding Sec-independent protein translocase protein TatB, with the translated sequence MIDLGVSKLALIAVVALVVVGPERLPKVARMAGNLFGRAQRYMADVKSEVNRQMEMEEFKKFREESTSALKEVENSIHSVANEANANLTDQADIFETSFEKPPLDEKEVLRKSKRQGRNSWGVRRAARPVWFKRSSGIRTRVQSGAARMKRFHHSAGK
- the tatC gene encoding twin-arginine translocase subunit TatC, with amino-acid sequence MTENHSSEDSGIQESFLSHLFELRDRVVKSALAIISVFVCLVYWAPDIFHLFAQPLLQALPAGGKMIVTDVTGSFFVPMKVTMLVAFLIALPVVMYQLWAFIAPGLYMHERKLILPLVVSSYTLFIIGMAFAYFLVFPTVFKFMASYNAPLGAEMSTDIDNYLSFAMTTFLAFGITFEVPVVVVVLVRMGMVSLEKLKEIRPYVIVGAFVISAIVTPPDVLSQLLLAVPMTLLYELGLLIARLYVPKSTEDVEVSG
- a CDS encoding sel1 repeat family protein, encoding MASREFLKILSSARTGDVLAQQKLAEAYLTGMFKTPIQPSNALIWLEKSYSSLKGQMFSQESVAGNQITDVLRQIANIPLDQTFNTPGFGFGWNILWELSKSSSAPPEINLQAKWQLASLLINPVHQELQNQIGEWLKKNNGFGDGVESPELGALQKTARQFLIDVAESNQAFAQLAKELLIKLQPKNEALSSLWNDWLENQNEAALIQAAELGLTSAKLTLGLRLAQLDGATKNKSNASLKKAAYWLELAAKNGDRDAWYALGEIYRRPQFSGYNAQESDRCFDRAADLGHPQAQYRKGANLWRKREKLEEKVRGLQASYWVWQSHQQGIAEAEELLAKILKSCPNPTKNDWYELAQFAERAISHHSEHKLDEGWLMLCHRIVLANQFNFSKAELLLCEVSQLQHEHCVVVDIRWELPKILPRLIQIETIQQRRALLAAGKVFASSDLEIEGNLRQRRYRFDQVTDWLSATFAKSIPKQIDPEITELDS